In the genome of Abyssalbus ytuae, the window GCCTTTTTCCCACTACCACACCATTGGTAGAACAGCTCAGTTTGACAGATCATGAAAAACAGGCTTTATTGGATTTTCTATTGACTCTTAGTCAAAGACGACACCGTGAGGCACCCCCCGAATTGGTACAATAAATTTAACGATACCAGAAGGCAGACAAACGGTTTATGGTTCTTAAAGCCTCTTCTCTTACTTCTTCCGGATAGTCGGTACTGTCCATAATTTCCTTGCAGCAGTCTAGAATCTTTTGTTTTTGGAATGATAAGTTAAACCATCCCAAGGCCTCTAACATATATACTTGTTGTTCCGGGTCACCGGCTTCTTTGGCAAAACGGCAGAATTCAGGCACTCCCGGGTGGTAATTGTAGTTGCGCAGACCGCGAATGGCAAATTTCACTTCTTTTTTTGAAGTATTAGAATCAAAAATTTCTGTGGCAGTTTTACTCCAACGACCGGTGTTTTTTTCAATCTCATTCCTTATGATAGGCTTTAATTCCTGAGAATGGACATAATAGGTGGTATGTGTATAAAGACTATCAAAAACTCCCATTACTTCATCTTTGGGAAACAGTTCAAGGGATTGTTTTATGTTGAATTCCTCCCGTATGGATGAGTTGTTTGCCATAGCAGCTGAAACCAAAGGGACCGCAAGTTTATCATCACCACACTTACTTATCAAGTATAGGGCTTGTCTTCTTACAAACTCATAGGAATCATCCACAGCCAGTACCAGTGCCTCCTTGAAATAGTCATCATTAAAGGTGGTAAGTAATTTGAGGCACTCCATACGTACCACGCCATAAGGACTTTTTTTAAATGTATCCAGTAAAAGCTGAGGCAGGCCGGGATATGCATTCTCAAATAGTTTTCTGAGAGCCAGTGCTTGAATGTCGGCATAGGGAGAATTTAGTTTTTCTTCCCAAAATGCTGTGTTTTTTTCATGTTCGGACAAGGCTGTATTCAGGTCAAAAGAAACTTTATCAGAGGAAAACCGGAAAGTGGGATCGCCAATAATATGGGTCTCCAGATAGGCTACATGTTTTGCCCAATTGCCCACACGCATACCTAAGCCAAGGAGGCCCACGAATTCATCTGGCCATTTGTCCTGCAGAGCACTCACCGAATTGGCATGAATCACTACGGTGTTGCCATCCCCAAAAATATAGGCTCCGGAAAGGTATTCGGATAGTTGGAATGCTCCGTTAAAGCATGAATCAAACATAATAAAACGAGTATTGGGGATATATCCTTCCATATCGGCAAGGGTAATGTCCATTTTAGCATAATTTATTGAATCTTGTGCTATTTGTTTTTCATCAAAAGAACCTTCAAACCATGATAAGGGAACACCATGCCTGTCGCTATATCCTTTTTTTACTGCGTTGAGATCCTTTCCCCTACGTTTCGCTGCCCGAAGTTTTGACCTTAAAAACAGTTTTACCCCCTCTACTTGTTGGGCAATGCCTTTTGTTTCGGGCAACCCGCTCAAGTATTGTGCGTCTTCGCCCCCATGATGGTGCAAGAGAGCCATATCCAAATCATTGCGCTGTAATTCGGACATCAATCTTTGTCTAATATGGTCGTCAAAAGAAAAATCTATATACTCCAATCCATTTTGTTGTGTCTTTAACCATGGCAATTGTTCGTACAAGGCTATTTTTTCGTCCATTCGGGCAAGCATAGATTCTGAATTGTACCCGTGACCTGCAAAGAAGAGTGTCTCATCTAAAGGATTATTTTTCTTTTTAAGCCGAACTACTTTTTTGAGATACTTTTTAAGATCTTTATATTTGTGGTCCGATTCAAACGGTTTGATTCTGCCCGTATAGATCTCCGGGTGTAAGTATTGGCTCGATTCGGCTTTAAGTGTATAATAATGTAGGTTGGGGTATAAGGAATCTTTTTTCAAAAACTTAAACTCAAGGTCAAAATCGTCATAATATCTATCGGACGGAACCGAGGAACGTTCCCATGAAAAACGATCCTGATCCATTTTAAAAGCACGGGTAAAATGCTGAGCGTCCCGAACCATGGGTACGGGAATATCTCCAATAAAAACAGCACCTTCCAGTGGGTGGTTGTCATCTTTATAGAGTTTGTT includes:
- a CDS encoding HEAT repeat domain-containing protein — protein: MLLYSRLFITFCMAITIFSCNPKPKVTGFAIVIDKESYTQAKKEVDAYAASIADDGLEPIILIDSLGESTAIREQLNKLYKDDNHPLEGAVFIGDIPVPMVRDAQHFTRAFKMDQDRFSWERSSVPSDRYYDDFDLEFKFLKKDSLYPNLHYYTLKAESSQYLHPEIYTGRIKPFESDHKYKDLKKYLKKVVRLKKKNNPLDETLFFAGHGYNSESMLARMDEKIALYEQLPWLKTQQNGLEYIDFSFDDHIRQRLMSELQRNDLDMALLHHHGGEDAQYLSGLPETKGIAQQVEGVKLFLRSKLRAAKRRGKDLNAVKKGYSDRHGVPLSWFEGSFDEKQIAQDSINYAKMDITLADMEGYIPNTRFIMFDSCFNGAFQLSEYLSGAYIFGDGNTVVIHANSVSALQDKWPDEFVGLLGLGMRVGNWAKHVAYLETHIIGDPTFRFSSDKVSFDLNTALSEHEKNTAFWEEKLNSPYADIQALALRKLFENAYPGLPQLLLDTFKKSPYGVVRMECLKLLTTFNDDYFKEALVLAVDDSYEFVRRQALYLISKCGDDKLAVPLVSAAMANNSSIREEFNIKQSLELFPKDEVMGVFDSLYTHTTYYVHSQELKPIIRNEIEKNTGRWSKTATEIFDSNTSKKEVKFAIRGLRNYNYHPGVPEFCRFAKEAGDPEQQVYMLEALGWFNLSFQKQKILDCCKEIMDSTDYPEEVREEALRTINRLSAFWYR